A region from the Fibrobacter succinogenes genome encodes:
- a CDS encoding DUF721 domain-containing protein has translation MFETKRTSNKSYTANKVQDIQVLLEQVLSKNNITEDINFKTISERFSEVIGPLLVNHVKPIKIDKNTLVLEVPNSALKFEMNLQKKAIIGKCNTLLGKPFIQGIRFI, from the coding sequence ATGTTCGAAACAAAACGCACGAGCAACAAGAGCTATACAGCGAACAAAGTTCAGGACATTCAAGTCCTCTTAGAGCAAGTTCTTTCAAAGAATAACATCACCGAAGATATCAACTTTAAGACCATCTCGGAGCGTTTTTCGGAGGTGATCGGGCCCCTACTTGTAAACCACGTCAAGCCCATAAAAATCGACAAAAATACATTGGTGCTAGAAGTTCCTAATTCAGCGCTAAAGTTCGAAATGAACCTCCAAAAAAAAGCTATTATTGGGAAGTGTAATACCCTTTTAGGGAAACCTTTTATTCAAGGAATACGATTCATCTAA
- the gyrB gene encoding DNA topoisomerase (ATP-hydrolyzing) subunit B, translating into MAEETEEVKKAEADYSGSSITVLEGLEAVRVRPAMYIGSTDIRGLHHLVWEVVDNSVDEALAGFCNHIEISILPGNGIRVTDNGRGIPTDIHPKEKVGTIQVVMTKLHAGGKFNNSSYKVSAGLHGVGVSCVNALSNKLIVTVRRNGRVVRQEFARGIPTGPQVDIGPSDGTTGTSVEFYPDDTIFSETVYVYDTLATRFRELAFLMSGLRLTLTDERDPEHKQTDTFCFPGGVSEFVRYVDEHRTPLFNEPIHLLLPDGQYPLEVAMWYNDGYQENFFSFVNNVNTYDGGTHVTGFKTALTRVISKFAQDMPKGKKEAQITSDDIREGLTAVIAIKVSQPQFEGQTKRKLGNSEIAGYVASAFGAKLEEYFQENPAAVKIILDKVYNAAVAREAAHRARTLARRKNVLESGGLPGKLADCSSRDPKECEMFIVEGDSAGGSAKMGRSREFQAILPLRGKILNVEKASLHRVLDTEEIQNLVNAIGTGIGTEFKIEKLRYNKIIIMTDADVDGSHIQTLLLTFFFRYMRPLIDAGHIFLAMPPLYKLKVGQKERYLFDENEKDKVMAEVEDKKNVTITRFKGLGEMSPEQLNETTMDPKTRFLKQCHVEDSVLADQIFSMLMGEDVEPRRKFIETNAYKVLNDLDI; encoded by the coding sequence ATGGCAGAAGAAACAGAAGAAGTTAAGAAGGCGGAAGCAGATTATAGCGGTTCCAGTATCACCGTTCTCGAAGGTCTAGAAGCAGTTCGTGTCCGCCCTGCAATGTACATTGGTTCCACCGATATCCGCGGTTTACATCACCTCGTTTGGGAAGTGGTCGACAACTCCGTGGACGAAGCCTTGGCCGGTTTCTGCAACCATATCGAAATTTCCATTTTGCCGGGTAACGGCATCCGCGTGACCGACAACGGTCGTGGCATTCCGACGGATATCCACCCGAAGGAAAAAGTGGGCACCATCCAGGTCGTGATGACAAAGCTCCACGCCGGTGGTAAGTTCAACAATAGTTCATATAAGGTTTCTGCCGGTCTTCATGGCGTGGGCGTGAGCTGCGTGAACGCACTTTCTAACAAGCTTATCGTAACCGTGCGCCGCAATGGTCGCGTTGTTCGTCAGGAATTTGCTCGTGGCATTCCAACAGGCCCGCAAGTCGATATTGGACCGTCTGACGGAACGACAGGAACTTCTGTAGAATTTTATCCGGACGATACGATTTTCTCGGAAACAGTTTACGTGTACGACACGCTCGCCACGCGTTTCCGCGAACTCGCATTCCTTATGAGCGGGCTTCGCTTGACTCTTACAGACGAACGCGATCCGGAACACAAGCAGACCGATACATTCTGCTTCCCCGGTGGTGTTTCTGAATTTGTGCGCTATGTGGACGAACACCGCACTCCGCTCTTTAACGAACCGATCCACTTGCTGCTCCCCGACGGACAATATCCGCTCGAAGTAGCCATGTGGTACAACGACGGCTATCAGGAAAACTTCTTCAGTTTCGTCAATAACGTAAATACCTACGATGGCGGAACTCACGTGACGGGTTTCAAAACGGCTCTCACCCGCGTTATCAGCAAGTTTGCACAAGACATGCCGAAGGGCAAGAAAGAAGCGCAGATTACTTCGGACGATATTCGTGAAGGCCTTACCGCCGTTATCGCCATTAAAGTTTCTCAGCCGCAGTTCGAAGGCCAGACAAAGCGTAAGCTCGGCAACTCCGAAATCGCAGGTTATGTAGCATCCGCATTCGGCGCGAAGCTCGAAGAATACTTCCAAGAGAATCCGGCAGCCGTCAAGATTATCTTGGACAAAGTTTATAACGCCGCCGTGGCTCGTGAAGCAGCCCACCGCGCACGTACACTCGCCCGCCGCAAGAACGTTCTTGAAAGCGGGGGCCTTCCGGGAAAACTCGCCGACTGCTCTAGCCGCGACCCGAAGGAATGCGAAATGTTCATCGTGGAAGGTGACTCTGCAGGTGGTTCTGCAAAGATGGGCCGTAGCCGCGAATTCCAGGCCATTCTTCCCCTCCGCGGTAAAATCTTGAACGTGGAAAAGGCAAGCCTCCACCGCGTGCTCGACACCGAAGAAATCCAGAACCTCGTGAACGCCATCGGCACTGGTATCGGAACTGAGTTCAAAATTGAAAAGCTCCGTTACAACAAGATTATCATCATGACCGATGCTGATGTGGACGGCTCTCACATCCAGACGCTTTTGCTCACGTTCTTCTTCCGCTATATGCGTCCGCTGATCGATGCAGGACACATCTTCCTCGCCATGCCTCCTCTGTACAAGCTCAAGGTTGGGCAGAAGGAACGCTACTTGTTCGATGAAAACGAAAAGGACAAGGTCATGGCCGAAGTCGAAGACAAGAAGAATGTCACGATTACTCGATTCAAAGGTTTGGGCGAAATGTCGCCAGAACAGTTGAACGAAACGACCATGGATCCGAAGACACGATTCCTCAAGCAGTGCCATGTGGAAGACAGCGTGCTTGCCGACCAGATCTTTAGCATGCTCATGGGCGAAGACGTGGAACCGCGCCGCAAGTTCATCGAAACAAACGCATATAAAGTCTTGAACGATTTGGATATTTAA
- a CDS encoding polyprenyl synthetase family protein produces MSPTKADFKTVLSQARDLVKTELNQTEQVIMQVAKNAPAGISDRLMTLFSRKGKRIRSTLLCLLANCGTQKPDIDRVAHACAAVELLHLASLVHDDIIDGTEVRRGQKTAHREWGTQVAVLIGDYVLSQSMRCVINEEVRKVPLIISDAADKLIIGEIMELDHCGDMGLSRKAYNEIIDGKTAALIDAAARLGGIMAGFDQPMVDECAKMGTHFGIAFQIIDDLLDYGYGSVNMDKAKFTDLSNGLITLPLLYYFEDCTAKERSEMEGFIAKASAEGIPEKIQDRLMARKSFAKAKAEAQEHLEQALAIADKFPKSNFTEEIVAMFSSMSERGN; encoded by the coding sequence ATGAGTCCGACGAAAGCCGACTTCAAAACCGTTTTATCCCAAGCACGAGACTTGGTAAAGACGGAACTGAATCAGACAGAACAAGTCATTATGCAGGTGGCCAAGAACGCCCCCGCAGGGATTTCTGACCGCCTTATGACATTGTTTAGCCGCAAGGGCAAACGCATCCGTTCAACGCTCCTTTGCCTACTCGCGAACTGCGGAACGCAAAAGCCAGACATAGACCGCGTGGCACATGCCTGCGCAGCCGTGGAACTGTTGCACCTCGCAAGCCTCGTCCACGACGATATCATCGATGGAACGGAAGTTCGCCGCGGACAAAAAACAGCCCACCGCGAATGGGGCACGCAAGTAGCCGTGCTGATTGGCGATTACGTGCTTTCGCAGTCCATGCGTTGTGTCATCAACGAAGAAGTCCGTAAAGTGCCGCTGATTATCTCTGATGCCGCCGACAAGTTGATTATCGGTGAAATCATGGAACTCGATCATTGTGGCGATATGGGCCTTTCACGCAAAGCCTACAACGAAATCATCGACGGAAAGACCGCCGCGCTCATTGACGCCGCAGCACGCCTCGGTGGCATCATGGCAGGCTTTGACCAACCGATGGTTGATGAATGTGCCAAGATGGGAACGCACTTTGGAATTGCTTTCCAGATTATCGATGACCTGCTCGATTACGGATACGGTTCCGTGAACATGGACAAAGCCAAATTCACCGACCTTTCGAACGGGCTTATCACGCTCCCATTGCTTTACTACTTCGAAGATTGCACCGCCAAAGAACGCAGCGAAATGGAAGGCTTTATCGCGAAAGCGTCTGCAGAAGGGATTCCCGAGAAAATTCAGGACCGCCTGATGGCAAGAAAAAGCTTTGCGAAGGCGAAAGCCGAAGCCCAAGAGCACCTGGAACAGGCGCTCGCTATCGCTGATAAATTCCCTAAGAGCAATTTCACCGAAGAAATTGTAGCCATGTTTTCGAGCATGAGCGAAAGAGGGAACTAG
- a CDS encoding ABC transporter permease: MISLLNKMAEGLGRAVRRFLNKVVGYLVFIWELFKNIPGAFTNLHTTVEQMHHVGITSIPVVFAASLATGAIMSWQLAYQFGDMIPMMFVGMAVGKSVMVELCPILTAMVLAGRIGASMCSELGTMAVTEQLDAYKVLGLNPYKYLLAPRLIATVIMLPVLTILSIFIGIAGGYEVAHLYKEVSWSVFFYGVRMFYQNWDLVVGLIKATLYGFFISSYACFFGFFTHSGAEGVGKSTKATVVAGMTSILIGGFTLSKLLLV; encoded by the coding sequence TTGATTTCGTTATTGAACAAAATGGCCGAAGGCCTTGGACGTGCGGTTAGACGCTTCCTGAACAAGGTTGTGGGTTATCTCGTGTTCATCTGGGAATTGTTCAAGAACATTCCCGGAGCCTTTACCAATTTGCACACGACTGTTGAACAAATGCACCACGTGGGCATCACAAGTATCCCCGTGGTATTTGCCGCATCGCTTGCAACAGGCGCCATCATGTCGTGGCAGCTAGCCTACCAGTTCGGCGACATGATTCCCATGATGTTTGTCGGCATGGCTGTCGGCAAATCCGTGATGGTGGAACTCTGCCCGATTCTTACCGCAATGGTTCTCGCTGGACGAATTGGCGCTTCGATGTGCTCGGAACTTGGAACAATGGCCGTTACAGAGCAGCTTGACGCATACAAAGTATTAGGTCTCAATCCTTATAAATACTTGCTTGCACCAAGGCTCATCGCAACGGTCATCATGCTTCCGGTCCTTACCATCTTGAGTATTTTCATCGGTATCGCCGGCGGTTACGAAGTGGCACACCTTTACAAAGAAGTCTCGTGGTCCGTGTTCTTTTACGGTGTACGCATGTTTTACCAGAACTGGGACTTGGTCGTAGGCTTAATCAAAGCGACGCTTTACGGATTTTTCATTTCGAGTTACGCTTGCTTCTTCGGCTTCTTTACCCATAGCGGTGCAGAAGGCGTAGGCAAAAGCACAAAGGCTACAGTCGTTGCCGGCATGACAAGCATCTTGATTGGCGGGTTTACGCTCTCCAAATTGCTGCTTGTTTAA
- a CDS encoding magnesium transporter CorA family protein: protein MLKYYKIESGRLSVAPSEEAADIVMMGSLSQEQRSVLVKEYEITEHTIASAFDSDELSRIEYDDDFTTIVFKKPKNYSAADNFQFRVESFGIFIFKDWVLLLTDSDIPVMDDRKFSKIDSLNTFVLRVLSFAIAHFNEHLKIINRINDDLELRLNTSMENKYLLSMFSLNKGLIYYVSALNSNDTLLRKLQLGRSLNWTEAERELLEDIQIENGQSLQQANIYANILTSMMDARASVINNNVNQLMKNLTIVTISISLPTFFASLFGMNVKLPFGMNGDATVGSPVAFWIIIAICFLSVFVFLAVWMRKK from the coding sequence ATGCTCAAGTATTACAAGATCGAATCCGGTCGTCTCTCTGTAGCTCCGAGCGAGGAAGCTGCTGATATTGTCATGATGGGTTCATTGAGCCAGGAGCAGCGTAGCGTCCTTGTCAAAGAATATGAAATTACCGAACATACTATAGCCTCTGCATTCGACTCTGACGAACTTTCCCGTATTGAATACGATGATGATTTTACGACCATCGTGTTTAAGAAACCCAAGAACTATTCTGCTGCTGATAATTTCCAATTTCGTGTGGAATCTTTTGGCATATTCATTTTCAAGGACTGGGTGCTTCTGCTTACGGACAGCGATATTCCTGTGATGGACGATCGCAAATTCTCGAAGATTGACAGCTTGAATACGTTTGTGCTCCGCGTCTTGAGTTTTGCGATTGCACACTTCAATGAACACTTGAAGATTATCAATCGCATCAATGACGACTTGGAACTTCGCCTCAATACATCGATGGAAAACAAGTATTTGCTTTCGATGTTTAGCTTGAACAAGGGCTTGATTTACTACGTGAGCGCATTGAACAGTAACGATACGCTGTTGCGTAAGCTCCAGCTAGGCCGCAGCCTCAACTGGACCGAAGCCGAGCGCGAACTTCTTGAAGATATCCAAATCGAAAATGGACAGAGTTTGCAACAGGCTAACATTTACGCGAACATTTTGACATCCATGATGGATGCGCGCGCAAGCGTGATCAACAACAACGTGAACCAACTCATGAAGAACCTCACTATCGTGACGATTTCTATATCGCTCCCGACGTTCTTCGCAAGTTTGTTCGGTATGAACGTGAAGCTCCCGTTTGGCATGAACGGCGATGCGACCGTCGGCTCCCCGGTGGCGTTCTGGATTATCATTGCCATCTGCTTCCTGTCTGTGTTTGTCTTCTTGGCAGTCTGGATGCGCAAGAAGTAA
- a CDS encoding S41 family peptidase, with the protein MMFKFFSIRSVFMATLSALCIANAATDKKTPPGDFYDEVSRLNKVLSEVNRKYVENVNPTELTDAAINGIRNILDPHTTVFAPKDYESLRVSMEGKFGGVGITISLRDNILTVISPLSGTPAFKLGIRAGDRIRKIDGKETKGMSLDDAVNKLRGKIGTDVTVAIEREGVPDLMDFTITRAEIIVHAVPYYGMVTPEIGYIKLATFSDKTTSDVENAIRGLQKQGMKKLILDMRYNPGGLLNQAIEISELFLKPGNVIVSTRGRTQKTESASRRNPMLKSDVPMVVLVNQGSASAAEIVSGALQDWDRALIVGKTSFGKGSVQTIFPLDNQGNALKLTTAFYYLPFGRCINKPENGIKGLKLQEEDDSDAEETETAKTDSVKADTAKRDTFYTNNGRMMFGGGGITPDVDVELDPMPWVVQVQERMAMYFKFAVKIRPSLEKAGVKVNSEWVVPDSLFTQFKAYCKKDTNFMKVKSNALVGVDQLEKSIIREQNYMGDSAKTISDSNLVKRINEMRKALEDNRDAQFEANKDYIKDGIKRELLTAFVNDSVSTAFSLKRDKQLNEAIKYLSDMQLFKKSISAPTKAKKNAAKAKK; encoded by the coding sequence GAAGTTTCACGATTGAACAAGGTCCTTTCCGAAGTCAACCGCAAATACGTTGAAAATGTAAATCCGACCGAACTGACTGACGCAGCCATCAACGGCATCAGAAACATTCTGGACCCGCACACGACGGTTTTCGCACCGAAAGACTACGAAAGCTTGCGCGTTTCCATGGAAGGCAAGTTCGGTGGCGTGGGCATTACCATTAGCCTCCGTGACAATATCCTTACCGTTATTTCGCCGCTCTCCGGCACCCCGGCATTCAAGCTCGGCATCCGCGCTGGTGACCGCATCCGCAAAATCGATGGCAAAGAAACAAAAGGCATGTCACTTGATGACGCCGTGAACAAGCTCCGTGGAAAGATCGGTACAGACGTGACCGTTGCAATTGAACGTGAAGGCGTTCCCGACCTCATGGACTTCACCATCACGAGAGCCGAAATTATCGTGCACGCCGTTCCTTACTATGGCATGGTCACACCGGAAATCGGCTATATCAAGCTTGCCACCTTTAGCGACAAGACCACAAGCGATGTCGAAAACGCCATCCGCGGTCTCCAGAAGCAAGGCATGAAAAAGCTCATCCTCGACATGCGCTACAATCCGGGTGGACTTTTGAATCAGGCTATCGAAATCAGTGAACTTTTCTTGAAGCCGGGTAACGTCATTGTTAGCACTCGCGGTCGTACACAGAAAACCGAAAGCGCATCCCGCAGAAACCCGATGCTCAAGTCGGATGTTCCGATGGTCGTGCTCGTGAACCAAGGCTCCGCTAGCGCCGCTGAAATTGTCTCCGGTGCACTTCAGGACTGGGACCGCGCCTTGATCGTTGGTAAGACCTCGTTCGGTAAAGGTTCCGTACAGACCATCTTCCCGCTCGACAATCAGGGCAACGCTCTCAAGCTCACCACAGCATTCTACTACCTCCCCTTCGGTCGTTGCATCAACAAGCCTGAAAATGGCATCAAGGGGCTCAAGCTCCAGGAAGAAGATGACTCCGATGCAGAAGAAACAGAAACCGCAAAGACCGATTCTGTAAAAGCCGATACCGCAAAGCGCGACACATTCTACACGAACAATGGTCGTATGATGTTTGGCGGTGGCGGCATTACGCCGGACGTCGATGTAGAACTCGATCCGATGCCGTGGGTTGTCCAAGTGCAAGAACGCATGGCCATGTACTTCAAGTTCGCCGTGAAGATTCGTCCAAGCCTCGAAAAAGCAGGCGTCAAGGTGAACTCCGAATGGGTTGTACCGGATTCCCTCTTCACGCAGTTCAAGGCATACTGCAAGAAAGACACGAACTTCATGAAAGTCAAGAGCAACGCACTCGTCGGCGTGGATCAGCTTGAAAAGAGCATCATCCGCGAACAGAACTACATGGGCGACAGCGCAAAGACCATTTCGGACTCGAACCTGGTCAAGCGTATCAACGAAATGCGCAAGGCTCTTGAAGATAACCGCGATGCCCAGTTCGAAGCCAACAAGGACTACATCAAGGATGGCATCAAGCGCGAACTTCTCACCGCTTTCGTGAATGACTCCGTCAGCACCGCATTCTCGCTCAAGCGCGACAAGCAGCTGAACGAAGCCATCAAGTACTTAAGCGACATGCAGCTCTTCAAGAAGTCCATCAGCGCACCGACAAAGGCTAAGAAGAACGCCGCAAAAGCAAAGAAGTAA